A genome region from Brooklawnia propionicigenes includes the following:
- a CDS encoding methionine ABC transporter permease, translating into MKKASWIEAFPELMHALGQTAWMVGASFVIVTVLGLALGVVLRLSSPDGLNPQPVIYQVVGAIVNIARSLPFLILMIALLSFTRWLVGTAYGPTAAVVPLSVGAIPFYARVVESAMREVAPGKIEAAQVMGANTWQIVRKVLLPESLPGLISGATLTLVTLIGYSTMAGAIGGGGVGDFAIRYGYQRFNGEVLLVAVIVLIAIVQLVQSIGDGIVHRMAYRRG; encoded by the coding sequence ATGAAGAAGGCCAGCTGGATCGAGGCATTCCCCGAACTCATGCACGCGCTCGGTCAGACCGCATGGATGGTCGGCGCCTCATTCGTCATCGTCACGGTGCTCGGCCTTGCGCTGGGGGTCGTCCTGCGACTCAGTTCGCCCGACGGACTGAACCCGCAGCCGGTGATCTATCAGGTGGTCGGCGCGATCGTGAACATCGCTCGCTCGCTGCCCTTCCTGATCTTGATGATCGCCTTGCTCAGCTTCACCCGCTGGCTGGTCGGCACCGCCTACGGCCCGACCGCGGCAGTGGTGCCGCTGTCGGTGGGGGCGATCCCGTTCTATGCCCGGGTCGTCGAGTCGGCCATGCGCGAAGTCGCGCCAGGCAAGATCGAAGCCGCCCAGGTGATGGGCGCCAATACCTGGCAGATCGTCCGCAAGGTGCTGCTCCCCGAGTCGCTGCCCGGTCTGATCTCGGGCGCCACGCTCACGCTGGTCACCCTGATCGGCTATTCGACGATGGCCGGTGCCATCGGTGGCGGCGGCGTCGGTGACTTCGCCATCCGGTACGGCTATCAGCGATTCAATGGCGAGGTGCTGCTGGTGGCGGTCATCGTGCTCATCGCGATCGTCCAGCTGGTGCAATCGATCGGAGACGGCATCGTCCACCGGATGGCTTACCGGCGAGGATGA
- a CDS encoding methionine ABC transporter ATP-binding protein gives MITVTNLTKVYGKGDKAVAAVQDVSLHVPDGGIFGILGRSGAGKTTLMRCLTALERPTSGSVEVAGIELTSLNRPQLRQMRHRMGMIFQHFNLLGSRTAAANIAFPLEIQGISGLQRKARVDELLELVGLSDRAGSYPSQLSGGQKQRVGIARALAAGPQVLFCDEATSALDPATTEQILDLLKRINQETGVTVVLITHESEVVRRICDSAALMANGRIVEQGPLLELVADPNSQLADILLPTGDPALDPEQRSMVLTFTGSHTAEPIISGLTRHFGLDVAILGGSVDWIAGQKVGRLRVALTHPDGFYDRAAVHQYLIEREVSARL, from the coding sequence ATGATCACTGTCACTAACCTGACGAAGGTCTACGGCAAAGGTGACAAGGCCGTCGCGGCCGTGCAGGACGTCAGCCTGCACGTGCCCGACGGCGGCATCTTCGGCATCCTCGGACGCAGTGGTGCAGGTAAGACGACGCTGATGCGCTGCCTCACCGCACTCGAGCGTCCAACGTCAGGTTCAGTGGAAGTCGCCGGTATCGAGCTCACCTCGCTCAACCGGCCCCAACTCCGCCAGATGCGGCACCGGATGGGGATGATCTTCCAGCACTTCAACCTGCTGGGCAGCCGCACCGCCGCCGCCAACATCGCTTTTCCGCTGGAGATCCAGGGCATCTCGGGTCTCCAGCGCAAGGCGAGGGTGGACGAACTACTGGAGCTGGTGGGACTGAGCGATCGGGCCGGCTCCTATCCCTCTCAGCTGTCCGGCGGCCAGAAGCAGCGCGTCGGTATTGCCCGCGCGCTGGCCGCCGGCCCGCAGGTGCTCTTCTGTGATGAAGCCACCAGCGCTCTCGATCCCGCCACCACGGAGCAGATCCTCGATCTGCTCAAACGCATCAACCAGGAGACCGGAGTGACCGTGGTGCTGATCACCCACGAGTCCGAAGTGGTGCGCCGTATCTGCGACTCCGCCGCCCTGATGGCGAACGGACGCATCGTGGAGCAGGGCCCGCTACTGGAGTTGGTGGCCGATCCCAACTCCCAGCTCGCCGACATCCTGCTGCCCACCGGCGATCCGGCGCTGGACCCCGAGCAGCGCTCAATGGTGCTGACATTCACCGGCAGCCACACGGCCGAGCCGATCATTTCGGGTTTGACCAGGCATTTCGGGTTGGATGTCGCCATCCTCGGGGGATCGGTCGACTGGATCGCGGGTCAGAAAGTCGGACGCCTGCGCGTCGCGCTGACCCACCCCGACGGTTTCTACGACCGGGCCGCGGTCCACCAGTACCTGATCGAGCGGGAAGTGAGCGCGCGGCTATGA
- a CDS encoding FecCD family ABC transporter permease codes for MSQTVATSSDWGRVQARPGFRTMVFAILLVLLVAAFIYGVGTGSIPLSPEQVLQGIFGPDDYEWHRVVWDIRLPRVLLAAMVGANLATSGVILQAIMGNPLADPGIIGVSSGAGLFGIIILLAFPSMYLMVPLFAFVGAMLACIVIYVLAWKGGIQPMRIILAGVAVSTLCGAGISAVMVLHADRLQNALLFMNGSLSMRGWGEVRTLWPYCLLALAAALFCVRRLDVIVLGDDVARSMGMNVQANRILLTAIAALLAASAVSAVGLLGFVGLIVPHIMRMILGTNHAFLVPGSILFGATLVMFSDTLARTLFSPIEIPVGIAMAVLGVPFFLFLLRRAM; via the coding sequence ATGAGTCAAACAGTCGCCACGTCCTCTGACTGGGGGCGCGTGCAGGCGCGTCCTGGGTTCCGGACGATGGTCTTCGCGATCCTGCTGGTGCTGCTCGTCGCCGCCTTCATCTACGGCGTCGGTACCGGCAGCATCCCGCTGAGCCCCGAGCAGGTGCTCCAAGGAATCTTCGGGCCGGACGACTACGAGTGGCATCGCGTCGTCTGGGATATCCGGCTGCCGCGGGTGCTGCTGGCAGCGATGGTCGGCGCCAACCTGGCCACCTCGGGTGTGATTCTGCAGGCGATCATGGGCAACCCGCTCGCCGACCCCGGCATCATCGGTGTCTCCTCGGGTGCAGGCCTGTTCGGCATCATCATTCTGCTGGCCTTTCCGAGCATGTATCTGATGGTGCCGCTGTTCGCCTTCGTCGGCGCGATGCTGGCCTGCATCGTCATCTACGTGCTCGCCTGGAAAGGCGGCATCCAGCCGATGCGCATCATCTTGGCCGGTGTGGCCGTGTCCACGCTGTGCGGCGCCGGGATCTCCGCGGTCATGGTGCTCCACGCCGACCGGCTGCAGAACGCGCTGCTGTTCATGAATGGCTCGTTGTCGATGCGTGGCTGGGGTGAGGTGCGCACGCTGTGGCCGTACTGCCTGCTGGCGCTGGCTGCCGCGCTGTTCTGCGTGCGCAGGCTGGACGTCATCGTCCTCGGCGATGATGTCGCGCGCTCCATGGGCATGAATGTGCAGGCGAACCGCATCCTGTTGACCGCGATCGCCGCTTTGCTGGCGGCCAGCGCGGTCAGTGCCGTGGGCCTGCTCGGCTTCGTCGGGCTGATCGTCCCGCACATCATGCGGATGATCCTCGGCACCAACCACGCCTTCCTGGTGCCCGGCTCGATTCTGTTCGGCGCCACCCTGGTGATGTTCAGCGACACCCTTGCGCGCACGCTGTTCAGCCCGATCGAGATCCCCGTCGGCATCGCGATGGCCGTGCTCGGCGTCCCGTTCTTCCTCTTCTTGTTGAGGAGGGCGATGTGA
- a CDS encoding MetQ/NlpA family ABC transporter substrate-binding protein — MRLRNLLTATLAATLLTSMAACGGSSSGDGSADPSQPLKVMADVIPHAELIREAETLGLLGDVKVDVTEISGDVDVNQLTEAGDMDANFFQHVPYLNDWNANHPGSDLVPVATVHVEPLGLYSKKVTSLTDVPENAVIAIPADATNQARGLFLLEDAGLIKLNVDRNDPNLDYSQITDANVTENPKNISFVKIDRPQLAASLDDPAVTLSIVNGNYALEAGLVPANDALILESAEGNPYANVLVTKETMKDDPRVQKLAEALESPELAKFIVDNYQGSVLPVNG; from the coding sequence ATGCGACTTCGTAACCTGCTGACAGCCACGCTGGCTGCCACGCTGCTCACCTCAATGGCTGCCTGCGGTGGCTCGTCGAGCGGCGATGGCTCCGCCGACCCCTCCCAGCCGCTCAAGGTGATGGCCGACGTGATCCCTCACGCGGAGCTCATCCGCGAGGCCGAGACCCTGGGCCTGCTGGGCGACGTCAAGGTCGATGTCACCGAGATCTCCGGTGACGTGGATGTCAATCAGCTGACGGAGGCCGGCGACATGGACGCCAACTTCTTCCAGCATGTGCCCTACCTGAACGACTGGAACGCCAACCATCCCGGCTCCGACCTCGTCCCCGTCGCGACCGTGCACGTCGAGCCGCTCGGCCTGTACTCCAAGAAGGTCACCTCGCTGACCGACGTCCCCGAGAACGCCGTGATCGCCATCCCGGCCGACGCCACCAACCAGGCCCGTGGCCTGTTCCTGCTGGAGGACGCCGGACTGATCAAGCTGAACGTCGACCGCAACGATCCGAACCTCGACTACTCGCAGATCACCGACGCCAACGTCACCGAGAACCCGAAGAACATCTCCTTCGTCAAGATCGACCGCCCGCAACTGGCCGCCTCTCTCGACGACCCGGCCGTGACCTTGTCGATCGTCAACGGCAACTACGCGCTGGAAGCCGGTCTGGTCCCGGCCAACGACGCGCTGATCCTCGAGTCCGCCGAGGGCAACCCGTACGCCAACGTGCTGGTCACCAAGGAGACCATGAAGGACGACCCGCGCGTCCAGAAGCTGGCCGAGGCTCTCGAATCGCCTGAGCTCGCGAAGTTCATCGTCGACAACTACCAGGGCAGTGTGCTGCCGGTGAACGGCTGA
- a CDS encoding ABC transporter ATP-binding protein, producing MSAPILSAREVRLNLGGHEILHGISLDFEPHRIHAILGPNGCGKTTLIKALCGATKLSHGEVRLDGESISRLSASAMARKMAVVWQGGHITGDITVRRLVSYGRYAHLPWWQLRPPAHDQAVEQAMARTGVLPMAERRVETLSGGERQRVWLAAALAQEPQLLLLDEPTTYLDIAHQIDILELVRDLNQTMGLTVIAVLHDLTQAARYCDHCVVMGDGRVLRQGSPDQALSWSAVAQDFAVDSWVTHDPDGQRPVIQPRRRMRDTDPETWPSTMPAELHHKQR from the coding sequence GTGAGTGCCCCGATCCTGAGCGCCCGCGAGGTGCGCTTGAACCTGGGTGGGCATGAGATCCTGCACGGCATCAGCCTCGATTTCGAGCCGCACCGCATCCATGCGATTCTCGGTCCCAACGGCTGCGGCAAGACCACGCTCATCAAGGCGTTGTGCGGCGCCACCAAGCTCAGTCACGGCGAGGTCCGGTTGGACGGTGAGTCGATCAGCCGGCTGAGCGCGTCCGCCATGGCACGCAAGATGGCGGTGGTCTGGCAGGGCGGTCACATCACCGGTGATATCACTGTGCGTCGCCTGGTGAGCTACGGACGCTACGCGCATCTGCCCTGGTGGCAGCTTCGTCCACCGGCCCACGATCAGGCGGTCGAGCAGGCGATGGCACGCACCGGCGTACTGCCGATGGCCGAGCGGCGGGTGGAAACACTGTCGGGCGGCGAGCGTCAACGGGTCTGGCTGGCGGCGGCCCTGGCGCAGGAGCCGCAGCTGCTGCTGCTCGACGAGCCCACCACCTACCTCGACATCGCGCACCAGATCGACATCCTGGAGCTGGTACGTGACCTCAACCAGACCATGGGGCTGACCGTCATCGCCGTGCTGCACGACCTCACCCAAGCCGCCCGCTACTGCGACCACTGCGTGGTGATGGGTGATGGACGCGTCCTGCGCCAAGGCTCGCCCGACCAAGCGCTGTCGTGGTCGGCGGTCGCCCAAGACTTCGCAGTCGACTCATGGGTTACCCACGACCCGGACGGTCAGCGTCCGGTCATTCAGCCCAGGAGACGAATGCGGGATACCGACCCGGAAACGTGGCCTTCTACGATGCCGGCCGAACTGCACCACAAGCAGCGATGA